From the genome of Brucella pseudogrignonensis, one region includes:
- a CDS encoding sigma-70 family RNA polymerase sigma factor → MGGQPDELAKAIAACVRRDRSGLRAIYDQESGRLLAVAHRILRRRELAEEVLQEALIRIWTHSHQYAPDQGSAKGWIYAIVRNRALNALRDGKREQTVDDVDALSEAEHSKEILTAWYQLDQTSQLRDCLNALDKDKRDGILMAYVGGYTHGEIAGRLQIPLGTAKSWVRRGLNALRACMT, encoded by the coding sequence ATGGGCGGGCAACCGGATGAACTGGCAAAGGCTATTGCTGCCTGCGTGCGGCGTGATCGGTCAGGACTCCGTGCTATCTATGATCAGGAATCGGGACGATTGCTGGCTGTTGCGCACCGCATTCTTCGTCGCCGCGAACTGGCGGAAGAAGTTTTGCAGGAAGCGCTCATTCGAATATGGACCCACTCACACCAATATGCGCCCGATCAAGGCTCTGCTAAGGGGTGGATTTATGCAATTGTTCGTAACCGTGCTTTGAATGCATTGCGCGACGGCAAACGTGAGCAGACAGTGGATGATGTCGACGCTTTAAGCGAAGCCGAACATTCAAAAGAAATTTTGACAGCCTGGTATCAACTTGATCAAACGAGCCAGCTCAGGGATTGTCTTAACGCTCTCGATAAAGACAAGCGAGATGGCATTCTCATGGCCTATGTGGGAGGCTATACGCATGGTGAAATCGCTGGGCGATTACAAATACCTTTGGGTACCGCAAAATCCTGGGTAAGACGAGGTCTCAACGCATTGCGGGCATGTATGACATGA
- a CDS encoding anti-sigma factor domain-containing protein: MYDMIKSFDNIPELADEYVLGLLNPDEALQVETEISRSDELKHAVANSRERFLALDTSVTPMCVDERVWETVQNQLSDNPAPAIIPVKNANDNKPGVNGWRLAALSASAASIFFALGLGWSLTRTIEPVVIAVLLDDTGGVQAIVEDFGNESARVRLLNNVEIPSGKTIQVWTLPSKEMGPVSMGLLEGAHSAQLKGPDLPLPRGEQLYELTLEPAGGSPTGRPTGPILSKGYAKTPL, translated from the coding sequence ATGTATGACATGATCAAATCATTCGATAATATTCCCGAGCTTGCTGACGAGTATGTGCTTGGCCTGCTTAACCCGGACGAAGCACTTCAGGTCGAAACCGAAATCAGCCGCAGTGACGAACTGAAGCACGCAGTTGCTAATAGTAGGGAGCGCTTTTTGGCACTCGATACATCCGTTACGCCGATGTGCGTCGATGAACGCGTCTGGGAAACTGTTCAAAATCAGCTTTCGGATAACCCGGCCCCGGCAATAATACCTGTCAAAAATGCCAACGATAACAAGCCTGGTGTTAATGGATGGCGACTAGCAGCACTCTCGGCATCAGCCGCATCGATATTTTTTGCCCTCGGTCTCGGATGGTCGCTTACACGAACCATTGAGCCGGTTGTGATCGCTGTTTTGCTGGATGATACTGGAGGCGTTCAAGCAATAGTTGAAGATTTCGGCAATGAAAGTGCCCGCGTTCGCCTGTTAAACAATGTCGAAATTCCATCGGGCAAAACCATTCAGGTTTGGACGCTTCCGTCAAAGGAGATGGGGCCTGTCTCAATGGGGTTGCTTGAAGGCGCGCATTCAGCTCAGTTGAAGGGGCCAGATTTGCCCTTGCCGCGTGGTGAGCAGCTTTATGAACTCACACTGGAGCCGGCGGGTGGTTCACCGACAGGACGCCCGACAGGACCAATTCTCTCAAAAGGCTATGCAAAAACTCCATTGTGA
- a CDS encoding DUF4394 domain-containing protein, which translates to MRIIQLALATSTILGVSIIHGTAAPALGLVGDKTLVMFDTGDGKVTKTMEVDGVENLVGIDFRPVDKTVVGVTGDHRIVAINLDRGATTEIAKMNKMLPLSEGQAVVVDFNPMADRLRFMTGTTNHRVHPDTGEVTVDGKLAYENGDAGEGPESKIVAAAYTNSIGKPEKTAMFNIDAGNKTLVQQTKPNDGTLKTIGNLEIEGSPETYAFDIHGMAEGKNTAYLVADNTVYTVNLETGAATKIGTVEKLESNMRDVAILPAS; encoded by the coding sequence ATGCGTATTATTCAGCTGGCACTGGCTACATCCACAATTCTTGGCGTTTCGATTATTCATGGCACAGCCGCACCTGCGCTTGGCCTTGTCGGTGACAAGACGCTGGTGATGTTTGACACAGGTGACGGCAAAGTCACAAAGACGATGGAAGTTGATGGCGTTGAAAATCTGGTTGGTATTGATTTTCGACCTGTCGATAAGACTGTTGTCGGCGTTACCGGGGATCATCGGATCGTCGCAATCAATCTCGATCGTGGAGCGACGACAGAAATCGCGAAAATGAATAAGATGTTGCCACTATCAGAAGGGCAGGCTGTCGTTGTTGATTTTAACCCGATGGCAGACCGGTTGCGTTTCATGACTGGCACGACAAATCATCGTGTTCATCCGGATACGGGTGAAGTCACGGTAGACGGCAAGCTGGCATATGAAAACGGTGATGCAGGTGAGGGCCCTGAAAGCAAAATTGTCGCCGCTGCTTACACCAACTCAATCGGTAAGCCCGAAAAGACCGCTATGTTTAATATCGATGCTGGCAATAAAACACTTGTGCAGCAAACGAAGCCAAATGACGGAACGCTGAAAACAATCGGCAATCTTGAAATCGAGGGGAGCCCGGAGACTTACGCGTTCGATATTCATGGAATGGCGGAAGGCAAGAACACGGCCTATCTCGTTGCAGACAACACGGTTTACACGGTAAATCTTGAAACTGGCGCTGCCACCAAAATCGGCACCGTTGAGAAACTGGAAAGCAATATGCGCGATGTGGCTATTTTGCCAGCGTCATAA
- a CDS encoding invasion associated locus B family protein, with protein MLKLLKSHKLIVGVIYFLSVNQLFGAQTVGISSHGKYRIKPSEVIVPNDVPLGKYRRVIQPFSNWTLVCDENINAKQKICNVTQVIVDQNDELVLNISLAATKEGAPFFFVRTPSSIDKNKGFSVLLPSINKIYRFEIDGCNDIVCVGKFPVLSVINRHILNKSIIDISYYMGEKNELSVRVMLDGLSSALNSLGRILINSLAI; from the coding sequence ATGTTGAAATTGCTAAAATCGCATAAGCTGATTGTAGGAGTTATTTATTTCTTATCCGTCAATCAGCTCTTTGGGGCGCAAACAGTTGGAATTTCGTCGCACGGCAAATACAGAATAAAACCTTCCGAGGTGATCGTTCCCAATGATGTGCCGTTGGGAAAATACCGGCGCGTAATCCAGCCTTTCTCAAATTGGACATTAGTATGCGATGAAAACATAAATGCCAAGCAGAAGATATGCAATGTGACGCAGGTTATCGTTGATCAGAACGATGAGCTTGTCTTGAATATTTCACTCGCAGCCACAAAGGAGGGCGCACCGTTTTTCTTTGTGAGAACACCTTCAAGTATTGATAAAAATAAGGGTTTTTCAGTATTATTACCTAGTATCAATAAAATATATCGATTTGAAATTGATGGATGTAATGATATTGTTTGTGTTGGTAAATTTCCAGTTTTGAGTGTTATTAATAGACATATATTAAATAAATCTATTATAGATATTTCTTATTACATGGGAGAAAAGAATGAATTATCCGTTAGGGTAATGCTTGATGGTTTATCTTCTGCTCTAAATTCTCTAGGTCGTATACTCATAAATAGCCTAGCTATTTGA
- a CDS encoding IS5 family transposase (programmed frameshift), whose translation MRYWKSRRRYELTEREWSIIAPLLPCKPRGVPRVDDRMVLNGILWRFRTGSSWSEIPERYGVATTCYNRFVRWRRAGIWDRLLEAVSQAYDGDIVMIDSTCVRVHQHGATGKKGDADDGCMGRSRGGLTSKIHAIVDAEGRPINLCLTGGQVADCSQAEGLMVCVKEGGTLLADKAYDTDAIRKTAADLKIWANIPPKSSRKDVFAFSPWVYRQRNLVERFFNRIKHYRGIATRYDKNPANFLAAVKLIAIRIWCITL comes from the exons ATGAGGTATTGGAAGTCACGTCGTCGCTATGAACTGACAGAACGGGAATGGTCGATTATTGCACCGCTGTTGCCATGCAAACCGCGTGGCGTGCCCCGCGTTGACGATCGCATGGTGCTCAATGGTATTCTATGGCGGTTTCGCACCGGGTCATCATGGTCCGAAATCCCTGAGCGCTATGGTGTTGCAACGACTTGCTACAACCGGTTCGTTCGTTGGCGACGTGCTGGTATCTGGGATCGATTGCTGGAGGCGGTCTCTCAGGCCTATGACGGTGATATCGTTATGATCGACAGCACCTGTGTTCGTGTCCACCAGCACGGAGCAACAGGAA AAAAAGGGGATGCCGACGATGGTTGCATGGGACGTTCCCGCGGCGGCCTCACAAGCAAAATCCACGCAATTGTTGATGCAGAAGGCCGTCCGATCAATCTTTGCCTGACGGGTGGTCAGGTTGCTGACTGCTCACAGGCTGAAGGTCTCATGGTGTGCGTTAAAGAAGGCGGCACGCTGCTTGCGGACAAGGCTTACGATACCGACGCCATCCGCAAGACAGCAGCAGACCTCAAAATCTGGGCCAATATCCCTCCCAAATCCAGCCGTAAAGACGTCTTCGCGTTCTCACCATGGGTCTATCGCCAGAGAAACCTGGTCGAACGCTTCTTTAACCGCATCAAGCACTATCGTGGTATTGCCACACGTTATGACAAGAACCCGGCCAATTTCCTGGCTGCTGTCAAACTCATCGCTATCCGCATCTGGTGCATCACTTTATGA
- a CDS encoding IS6 family transposase codes for MFKGRHFDKSVILLCVRWYLAYNLSLRDLKEMMAERGIDLDHSTVHRWVICFSPKLLERFNRKKRQVTRKWNLDETYIKVKGAWLYLYRAIDSNGDTVEFYFSKDRDLTAAKRFLRKALARHGRPERITIDGSETNRIAILQSDTENRLRQNGKPIAIRSSKYMNNNIEQDHRRIKRRTRSMLGFKSETAASITLYSIELIHMMRKQQGIFSAADALSIKQQFEALAA; via the coding sequence ATTTTCAAGGGTCGCCATTTCGATAAGTCAGTCATTCTACTCTGTGTTCGATGGTATCTGGCTTACAATTTGAGCCTGCGTGACTTGAAGGAAATGATGGCTGAGCGTGGCATCGATCTGGATCATTCCACGGTGCATCGCTGGGTCATCTGTTTCAGTCCAAAACTGCTTGAACGGTTCAATCGAAAGAAGCGTCAGGTCACACGTAAATGGAACCTTGATGAGACATATATCAAGGTCAAAGGCGCGTGGCTGTATCTGTATCGCGCCATCGACAGCAACGGGGATACGGTTGAGTTCTACTTCAGCAAAGATCGTGATTTAACTGCTGCCAAGCGCTTTCTGCGTAAGGCTCTGGCCCGCCACGGCAGGCCGGAGCGAATTACCATCGATGGAAGCGAGACCAACAGAATAGCTATATTGCAATCTGATACAGAGAACCGGCTCAGACAAAATGGCAAACCCATTGCCATTCGCTCCAGCAAATATATGAACAATAACATTGAGCAAGATCACCGTCGTATCAAACGACGCACACGCTCAATGCTCGGTTTCAAATCTGAAACCGCAGCCAGCATCACGCTCTATAGCATTGAACTCATCCACATGATGCGCAAACAACAAGGCATCTTTTCAGCTGCAGATGCACTCTCAATCAAACAACAGTTCGAAGCACTCGCTGCATAA
- a CDS encoding ABC transporter permease subunit — protein MSNIAIIAFKEIQEGLRNRWVLATTLLLAALALSMTFLGSAPTGSSVGASQMDIVIVSLSSLTIFLIPLIALLISHDAIVGEMERGTMLLLLSYPLSRAQVVLGKFFGQLAILAFATFFGYGIAALALLASGQAASAESWLAFATLIASSILLGAVFIAIGFLASALVRERSTAAGIAIGVWLFFILIYDAALLALLVFDQEQMIGTGILNTLLLINPADSYRLLNFGTGQAGALTGMGGMAGNATLGPVIMTVTLGLWTVLPLAFSMLIFSRKEL, from the coding sequence ATGAGTAATATCGCCATCATCGCATTCAAGGAAATTCAGGAAGGCTTACGCAATCGCTGGGTATTGGCGACCACGCTTTTGCTTGCAGCTCTTGCACTGAGCATGACGTTTCTTGGCAGCGCCCCCACCGGCAGTTCTGTTGGCGCAAGCCAAATGGACATTGTGATTGTCAGCCTGTCCAGCCTGACGATTTTTCTCATCCCGCTTATTGCATTGCTGATTTCACATGATGCGATCGTGGGTGAGATGGAGCGTGGAACGATGCTCCTTTTACTAAGCTATCCCTTGAGCCGTGCGCAGGTAGTTCTGGGCAAGTTCTTTGGGCAGCTTGCTATTCTCGCTTTCGCGACATTCTTTGGTTATGGCATTGCCGCTCTGGCGTTACTGGCCAGTGGACAGGCAGCGAGTGCTGAAAGCTGGCTTGCCTTCGCAACACTGATAGCATCATCGATACTGCTGGGTGCCGTTTTCATCGCCATTGGCTTTCTTGCTAGCGCACTCGTACGCGAGCGCAGCACCGCAGCCGGTATTGCCATTGGTGTCTGGCTTTTCTTTATACTCATTTATGACGCCGCTTTGCTTGCACTTCTGGTGTTCGATCAGGAGCAAATGATCGGGACCGGTATTCTAAACACGCTGCTTCTGATCAATCCGGCTGACTCTTATCGTCTGCTAAACTTTGGAACAGGACAAGCCGGTGCGCTGACAGGCATGGGCGGCATGGCAGGAAATGCAACGCTTGGACCGGTCATTATGACTGTGACACTGGGTCTCTGGACTGTGCTGCCGCTCGCGTTTTCCATGCTGATTTTCTCCAGGAAAGAACTATGA
- a CDS encoding IS3 family transposase (programmed frameshift), translating to MRQKPVPQTSSAEKTIKDIRRATRKHYSAEDKIRIVLEGLRGEDSIAAICRREGIAESLYYSWSKEFLEAGKKRLAGDTARSATSDEVKALRRESRDLKEALADVTLENRLLKKKHDRGWGRRRMRYPATEKLEIIRLVEQSHLSARQTLEKLGIPRPTFYRWYSRFLAHGVEGLEERTSAASRVWNRIPDDIRDRIIALALDHADLSPRELAVKFTDTESYFVSEASVYRLLKAHDLVTSPAYIVIKANDEFKDKTTRPNEMWQTDFTYLKVIGWGWFYLSTILDDYSRYIIAWKLCTSMKVDDVTDTLDLALAASGCDKVKVEHRPRLLSDNGSCYVASDLGEWLEKYKIDQVHGAPGHPQTQGKIERWHQTLKNRILLENYFFKEDLEAQIAAFVEHYNHRRYHESLDNLTPADVYFGRAQTILLERERIKRDTIRKRRLNHQAKAA from the exons ATGAGACAGAAACCCGTTCCCCAAACGTCTTCTGCGGAGAAGACGATCAAAGATATCCGTCGTGCCACGCGTAAACATTATTCGGCCGAGGATAAAATCCGTATTGTTCTGGAAGGTCTGCGCGGGGAAGACAGCATTGCTGCGATCTGCCGCCGCGAAGGGATTGCAGAGAGCCTGTATTATAGCTGGTCGAAGGAATTCCTTGAAGCTGGCAAGAAGCGCCTTGCAGGCGACACCGCCCGTTCTGCCACCAGCGACGAAGTAAAAGCGCTGCGTCGTGAAAGCCGTGACCTGAAGGAGGCATTAGCCGACGTCACCCTGGAAAACCGCCTGCTCA AAAAAAAGCATGATCGGGGATGGGGGCGACGACGAATGAGATATCCCGCCACCGAAAAGCTTGAGATCATCCGGCTTGTGGAGCAGTCGCATTTGTCAGCCAGGCAGACGCTGGAAAAGCTGGGCATTCCAAGGCCGACCTTCTATCGATGGTATAGTCGCTTCCTTGCCCACGGTGTCGAAGGACTGGAAGAGCGGACGTCCGCAGCTTCGCGGGTGTGGAATCGTATCCCTGACGATATCCGGGATCGCATCATCGCACTGGCGCTCGATCATGCCGACCTGTCACCGCGTGAACTGGCGGTGAAGTTCACTGATACGGAAAGTTATTTTGTATCAGAGGCTTCGGTCTATCGCTTACTCAAGGCTCACGACCTGGTCACGTCGCCAGCCTATATTGTCATCAAGGCCAATGACGAGTTCAAGGACAAGACCACGAGGCCGAACGAGATGTGGCAAACCGACTTCACCTACCTGAAGGTCATCGGCTGGGGATGGTTTTACCTATCGACCATCCTCGACGATTATTCCCGTTACATCATCGCCTGGAAGCTGTGCACCAGCATGAAGGTGGATGACGTCACCGATACACTCGATCTTGCATTGGCCGCCTCAGGCTGTGACAAGGTCAAGGTTGAGCACCGGCCGCGTCTGCTGTCGGACAACGGTTCGTGTTACGTCGCCTCCGATCTCGGCGAATGGCTGGAGAAATACAAGATCGACCAGGTTCACGGCGCTCCCGGCCACCCGCAGACGCAAGGGAAAATCGAACGCTGGCACCAGACGCTGAAGAACCGCATCCTGCTTGAAAACTACTTCTTCAAGGAGGACCTCGAAGCCCAGATTGCAGCCTTCGTCGAGCATTACAATCATCGCCGTTACCATGAGAGCCTCGACAATCTCACTCCCGCCGACGTCTACTTCGGACGCGCACAGACCATCCTGCTCGAACGCGAAAGGATCAAACGAGACACCATCAGAAAACGCCGCTTGAACCACCAGGCCAAAGCCGCTTAA
- a CDS encoding FAD:protein FMN transferase, with protein MTMTRRLVLVGGIAVTALNAVPRLALGSMSLEPVTWQGQALGAPANIILYHSDRNKAERLIRSSVNEAARLEDIFSLYRQDSELSRLNRAGALASPSQEFVELLGICRECWQQSGGLFDPTVQPLWDCLRKHFSQPKPNPAGPTHDDWDEALTKVGFDHVRFDNNRIAFTKPTMALTLNGIAQGYITDRITALLKAGGVKHALIDMGEYRVIGHQPDGKPWQITISQLEVGSKAEASISIADQGLATSSFSGFQFENSGKFNHLLNPKTGYSASLYQYLTVVSDDAARADAWATAFNLMERPEIEVILRNLPNTWVFARRRNGEYCTLNVPNASSITFL; from the coding sequence GTGACTATGACACGTCGCCTCGTTCTTGTTGGCGGGATCGCAGTTACAGCGCTTAACGCTGTGCCGCGTTTAGCTCTAGGGTCTATGTCTTTGGAGCCTGTGACGTGGCAAGGACAGGCATTGGGTGCACCAGCCAACATCATTCTCTATCACTCGGACCGCAACAAGGCGGAACGATTGATCCGCAGCAGTGTAAATGAGGCTGCACGCCTTGAGGATATTTTCAGCCTCTACCGACAAGACAGTGAGCTCTCACGCCTGAATCGCGCTGGTGCTTTGGCTTCTCCCTCGCAGGAGTTCGTGGAGTTACTTGGGATTTGCCGTGAATGCTGGCAACAAAGTGGAGGTCTTTTTGATCCAACAGTCCAACCGCTTTGGGATTGCTTGAGAAAACATTTTTCGCAACCAAAACCCAATCCTGCCGGGCCAACACATGATGATTGGGATGAAGCGTTGACAAAAGTTGGTTTTGACCATGTCCGGTTCGACAACAACCGGATTGCCTTTACAAAACCAACCATGGCTTTGACATTAAACGGAATTGCGCAGGGTTATATCACCGATAGGATTACAGCTTTGCTCAAAGCCGGTGGTGTTAAACATGCGTTGATCGATATGGGTGAATATCGCGTGATCGGTCATCAACCTGACGGGAAGCCATGGCAGATTACTATATCTCAACTGGAGGTAGGATCCAAGGCTGAAGCCTCGATTAGTATTGCAGACCAGGGGCTTGCGACATCGAGCTTTTCTGGCTTCCAGTTTGAAAATAGTGGAAAGTTCAACCATCTGCTCAATCCAAAAACCGGGTATTCAGCCTCACTATATCAGTATTTAACAGTGGTAAGCGACGATGCAGCCCGAGCCGATGCCTGGGCCACAGCGTTTAACCTCATGGAAAGGCCAGAAATCGAAGTCATTCTTCGCAATCTGCCCAATACGTGGGTTTTCGCGAGACGACGTAATGGCGAATATTGTACGTTGAATGTACCAAACGCTTCTTCGATAACATTTCTATAA
- a CDS encoding ABC transporter ATP-binding protein, which produces MARRKEITMTETVVLDQVTKSYGAFNAISDASFQLNAGENIALVGHNGAGKTTMIKLMLGLIRPTKGSIRVLGEDPAAGAFAARLKLGYLPEHVSFNMALTGAETLKFYARLKNVSKSQIAGLLDRVGLADASHRRVGTYSKGMRQRLGLAQALLGQPSVLLLDEPTTGLDPALRQSFYDILEHLRQEGTTILMSSHALTELESKVGRVIIANKGKIIADGSIEALRRISQLPLRIRVQSEDALKLPETSQQIDLQWQQLDTGAFETEAPGDGKMELIRHIIANNDNLTELDVVPPTLDELYAHFLNVGDALTKEAAE; this is translated from the coding sequence ATGGCTCGGCGGAAGGAAATCACAATGACTGAGACTGTTGTTCTCGATCAGGTTACCAAGTCTTATGGTGCTTTCAATGCGATAAGCGATGCCAGCTTTCAGCTTAATGCCGGAGAAAATATCGCGCTGGTTGGTCATAATGGCGCTGGCAAAACGACAATGATCAAACTGATGCTTGGTCTTATTCGTCCAACAAAAGGCAGTATTCGCGTTTTGGGTGAAGACCCGGCAGCAGGAGCTTTTGCTGCCAGGCTCAAGCTTGGTTATCTCCCTGAACATGTTTCTTTCAATATGGCGCTGACGGGTGCAGAGACCCTCAAATTTTATGCCCGGCTTAAAAACGTATCCAAAAGCCAGATTGCCGGATTACTTGATCGCGTGGGTTTAGCCGATGCATCCCATCGGCGGGTTGGCACTTATTCCAAAGGAATGCGTCAACGGTTGGGACTGGCTCAGGCGCTTTTAGGCCAGCCATCCGTGCTGCTGCTTGATGAACCAACCACGGGACTTGACCCCGCATTACGCCAGAGTTTTTACGATATTCTCGAACATTTGCGACAGGAAGGCACCACAATCCTGATGTCATCACATGCGCTGACGGAACTCGAAAGCAAGGTTGGGCGTGTGATCATTGCCAATAAAGGAAAGATCATCGCCGATGGATCAATCGAAGCATTGCGTCGGATCTCTCAACTTCCTCTTCGTATTCGGGTGCAGTCTGAAGACGCACTGAAACTACCGGAAACATCCCAACAAATCGATCTGCAATGGCAGCAGCTTGATACCGGCGCTTTTGAAACTGAAGCACCCGGTGATGGCAAGATGGAGCTTATCCGGCATATCATCGCAAACAATGACAATCTGACTGAACTTGATGTGGTGCCGCCCACACTTGATGAGCTTTATGCGCATTTTCTGAATGTGGGTGATGCATTAACAAAGGAGGCGGCAGAATGA
- a CDS encoding nitrous oxide reductase accessory protein NosL, which yields MKKSLFLIPAACFMFLAGCSEQKTTETIPPFALTDSAMGRYCDMNVLEHPGPKGQIILSPANEPIWFSSARDTIAFTMLPEEPKGIGAIYVSDMAKAPNWQEPGAENWVDAHKAFFVIESTAVGGMGAQEAVPFSTQEAADKFVAEKGGRIVSFAEMPEAYVLGDQTAQNEATDTAHMH from the coding sequence ATGAAAAAGTCTTTGTTTCTCATTCCCGCTGCTTGTTTCATGTTTCTTGCTGGTTGTTCAGAACAGAAAACAACGGAAACTATTCCCCCTTTCGCGCTGACAGATTCCGCGATGGGCCGCTATTGTGACATGAATGTCCTTGAGCATCCCGGTCCCAAGGGCCAGATCATTCTTTCTCCTGCAAATGAACCGATCTGGTTCTCGTCCGCGCGCGATACGATCGCCTTTACCATGTTACCGGAGGAGCCCAAGGGCATTGGTGCAATTTACGTTTCCGACATGGCGAAAGCTCCCAACTGGCAAGAACCCGGCGCGGAAAACTGGGTCGATGCGCATAAGGCATTTTTCGTCATTGAAAGTACGGCTGTCGGTGGAATGGGTGCGCAGGAAGCGGTTCCGTTTTCCACACAGGAGGCTGCGGACAAATTCGTTGCAGAAAAAGGCGGACGGATCGTAAGCTTCGCTGAAATGCCGGAAGCTTATGTGCTGGGTGATCAGACGGCCCAGAATGAAGCAACTGACACAGCTCATATGCACTGA
- a CDS encoding IS3 family transposase (programmed frameshift), with translation MTRRPRRNHSPAFKAKVALAAIRGEQTLVELSQQFDVHANQIKQWKDQLLEGAIGVFGDETKAEPAEPTVDVKTLHAKIGELTLENDFLGRSARQGGIAGRKEMIDRAHKLSVARQAKLLGFSRSSVYYSPRPVSDGDLALMRRIDELHLEYPFAGSRMLQGLLKGEGLEVGRLHVSTLMKKMSIEAIYRRPNTSKPTPGHKIYPYLLRKLAVTRPNQVWAMDLTYIPMARGFVYLCAVVDWFSRKVLSWRLSITMEADFCIEAVEEALVRYGKPDIFNTDQGSQFTSIDFTNVLKKAEIAISMDGKGAWRDNVFVERLWRSIKYEEVYLHAYKTVSEARNAIGRYLNFYNSRRPHSSLDRQTPDQVYFNALTPMMVAA, from the exons ATGACGAGACGACCACGCCGAAACCATAGCCCAGCCTTCAAGGCAAAAGTTGCGCTCGCTGCGATCAGAGGCGAGCAGACGCTAGTGGAATTATCCCAGCAGTTTGACGTGCATGCGAACCAGATAAAGCAATGGAAAGATCAGCTTCTTGAGGGTGCTATAGGTGTTTTTGGCGACGAGACCAAGGCGGAACCAGCAGAGCCAACCGTTGACGTTAAAACGCTGCATGCCAAGATTGGGGAGCTTACGCTAGAAAATGATTTTTTAG GCAGGAGCGCTCGGCAAGGCGGGATTGCTGGGCGGAAAGAAATGATCGACCGCGCTCACAAGCTCTCGGTCGCACGACAGGCAAAGCTCCTCGGGTTCAGCCGTAGCAGTGTCTACTATTCACCGCGCCCTGTATCGGATGGCGATCTGGCACTGATGCGTCGGATCGATGAATTGCATTTGGAATATCCATTCGCGGGAAGTCGGATGTTGCAGGGGCTTTTGAAAGGAGAAGGGCTTGAGGTTGGGCGGCTGCATGTCTCAACACTGATGAAGAAGATGAGCATCGAGGCGATTTACCGTCGCCCAAACACCTCGAAGCCAACGCCTGGGCATAAAATCTATCCCTATCTCCTGCGCAAGCTAGCGGTCACCAGACCCAATCAGGTGTGGGCAATGGATCTGACGTATATTCCGATGGCGCGAGGCTTTGTCTATCTCTGCGCCGTCGTCGACTGGTTCAGCCGCAAGGTTCTGTCGTGGCGACTGTCGATCACGATGGAGGCGGACTTCTGCATCGAAGCGGTTGAGGAAGCTCTGGTCCGCTATGGAAAGCCTGACATCTTCAATACGGACCAGGGATCACAGTTCACGTCCATCGACTTCACTAATGTGCTGAAAAAGGCAGAGATTGCCATCTCAATGGATGGAAAGGGCGCATGGCGGGACAATGTCTTCGTCGAAAGGCTCTGGCGGTCAATCAAATACGAAGAGGTTTATCTTCACGCCTACAAGACCGTGTCCGAGGCCCGCAATGCCATCGGCAGATATCTAAATTTCTACAATAGCCGACGCCCACATTCATCGCTTGACCGGCAGACACCGGATCAGGTCTACTTCAACGCGCTGACACCAATGATGGTGGCGGCATAA